A part of Anaerotignum faecicola genomic DNA contains:
- a CDS encoding VirB4-like conjugal transfer ATPase, CD1110 family encodes MQPVKTKKKLSRADKKQIEAAIARANRTDKKGKSAQDSIPYERMWPDGICRVSDSHYTKTIQFQDINYQLSQNEDKTAIFEGWCDFLNYFDSSIHFQLSFLNLAASEETFANSISIPPQGDDFDSIREEYTTMLQNQLARGNNGLIKTKYLTFGIDADSIKAAKPRLERIETDILNNFKRLGVAARTLDGKERLSQLHAVFHMDEQLPFQFEWDWLAPSGLSTKDFIAPSSFEFRTGKQFRMGKKYGAVSFLQILAPELNDRLLADFLDMESSLIVSMHIQSVNQVKAIKTVKRKITDLDRSKIEEQKKAVRAGYDMDIIPSDLATYGSEAKKLLQDLQSRNERMFLVSFLVLNTADNPRQLGNNIFQAGSIAQKYNCQLTRLDFQQEEGLMSCLPLGLNQIEIQRGLTTSSTAIFVPFTTQELFQNGKEALYYGINALSNNLIMVDRKLLKNPNGLILGTPGSGKSFSAKREIANCFLLTNDDVIICDPEAEYAPLVERLHGQVIKISPTSTNYINPMDLNLDYSDDESPLSLKSDFILSLCELIVGGKDGLQPVQKTIIDRCVRLVYQTYLNDPKPENMPILEDLYNLLRSQEEKEAQYIATALEIYVTGSLNVFNHQSNVDINNRIVCYDIKELGKQLKKIGMLVVQDQVWNRVTINRAAHKSTRYYIDEMHLLLKEEQTAAYTVEIWKRFRKWGGIPTGITQNVKDLLSSREVENIFENSDFVYMLNQAGGDRQILAKQLGISTHQLSYVTHSGEGEGLLFYGSTILPFVDHFPKNTELYRIMTTKPQELKKEDE; translated from the coding sequence AGCCGGTAAAGACAAAGAAAAAGCTGTCCCGCGCCGATAAGAAGCAGATCGAAGCGGCCATTGCCCGTGCCAACCGCACGGACAAAAAAGGAAAATCGGCACAGGACAGTATCCCCTATGAACGGATGTGGCCGGACGGGATCTGCCGCGTATCGGACAGCCACTACACAAAGACCATTCAGTTTCAGGACATCAACTATCAGCTCTCCCAAAATGAAGATAAGACCGCAATCTTTGAGGGCTGGTGTGATTTCCTCAATTATTTCGACAGCTCGATTCACTTCCAGCTGTCTTTTTTGAACCTTGCTGCATCGGAGGAGACATTTGCCAACTCCATTTCCATCCCGCCCCAGGGGGATGACTTTGACAGTATCCGTGAGGAATACACCACGATGCTGCAAAATCAGCTGGCCAGAGGGAACAACGGTCTCATCAAGACCAAATACCTGACCTTTGGTATCGACGCTGACAGCATCAAAGCCGCCAAGCCCCGTCTGGAGCGTATTGAGACTGATATACTCAATAACTTCAAGCGTCTTGGCGTAGCCGCCAGAACACTGGACGGTAAGGAAAGGCTTTCCCAGCTTCATGCGGTATTTCACATGGATGAACAGCTCCCGTTTCAGTTTGAATGGGACTGGCTGGCTCCTTCCGGCCTATCTACCAAGGACTTCATCGCACCAAGCTCCTTTGAGTTCCGCACCGGTAAGCAGTTCCGTATGGGCAAGAAATACGGGGCTGTTTCTTTTTTGCAGATCCTTGCACCGGAGCTGAATGACCGTCTGCTGGCTGATTTTCTGGATATGGAAAGCTCGCTCATTGTGAGTATGCACATTCAGTCGGTGAATCAGGTGAAAGCCATCAAAACGGTAAAGCGCAAGATTACCGACCTGGACCGCAGTAAGATCGAGGAACAGAAAAAAGCAGTCCGTGCCGGATACGACATGGACATCATTCCCTCTGACCTTGCCACCTATGGCAGCGAAGCCAAAAAACTGTTGCAGGATTTGCAGAGCCGAAACGAGAGAATGTTCCTGGTCTCCTTTTTGGTGTTGAACACAGCGGACAATCCCCGTCAGCTTGGCAACAACATCTTTCAGGCAGGCTCTATTGCCCAGAAGTATAACTGCCAGCTGACCAGACTGGACTTCCAGCAGGAAGAAGGGCTGATGAGCTGTCTGCCTCTGGGACTCAATCAGATCGAGATCCAGCGAGGGCTGACCACCAGTTCTACGGCTATCTTTGTACCATTCACCACACAGGAACTGTTCCAGAACGGCAAAGAAGCCCTGTACTACGGCATCAATGCTCTGTCCAACAACCTCATCATGGTGGACAGAAAGCTGCTAAAAAACCCCAACGGTCTGATACTTGGGACACCTGGAAGTGGCAAGTCCTTTAGCGCAAAACGAGAAATCGCCAACTGCTTTTTGCTTACCAATGATGATGTCATCATCTGTGACCCGGAAGCAGAGTACGCACCTCTGGTGGAGCGTCTGCATGGGCAGGTCATCAAGATCTCGCCTACCTCAACCAACTACATCAATCCGATGGATCTGAACCTGGACTATTCGGATGATGAAAGCCCGCTGTCGCTCAAGTCTGACTTTATCCTCAGCTTGTGTGAGCTGATCGTGGGCGGTAAGGACGGATTGCAGCCGGTGCAGAAAACCATCATCGACCGTTGTGTGCGTCTGGTCTATCAGACCTATCTCAATGACCCAAAGCCGGAGAATATGCCCATACTGGAGGACCTATATAACCTGCTCCGTTCACAGGAGGAAAAGGAAGCCCAGTATATCGCCACGGCCCTTGAAATCTATGTAACCGGCTCCCTCAATGTGTTCAACCACCAGAGCAATGTGGACATCAATAACCGCATTGTCTGCTATGACATTAAGGAGCTGGGCAAGCAACTCAAGAAAATCGGTATGTTGGTGGTCCAGGATCAGGTGTGGAACCGCGTTACCATTAACCGCGCTGCCCACAAGTCCACTCGTTATTACATCGACGAGATGCACCTGCTTTTGAAGGAGGAGCAGACCGCCGCTTATACGGTGGAAATCTGGAAGCGATTCCGCAAATGGGGCGGTATTCCGACAGGTATCACCCAGAATGTCAAAGACCTTTTGAGCAGCCGCGAGGTGGAGAACATCTTTGAAAACTCCGACTTCGTGTATATGCTCAACCAGGCAGGCGGAGACCGTCAGATTCTCGCCAAGCAGCTGGGCATTTCCACGCACCAGCTTAGCTATGTGACCCACTCCGGTGAGGGCGAGGGTCTGCTGTTCTATGGCTCCACCATCCTGCCCTTCGTTGACCACTTCCCGAAGAATACTGAGCTTTACCGCATTATGACCACCAAACCCCAGGAACTGAAAAAGGAGGATGAATAA